In Haloimpatiens massiliensis, the following are encoded in one genomic region:
- the cobO gene encoding cob(I)yrinic acid a,c-diamide adenosyltransferase, with protein sequence MKKSYVHVYTGNGKGKTTAAIGLAVRAAMAGKNVYIGQFIKGMKYNECKVVEYIPNITIEQLGRDCFINRDPEEEDILAAKKAWEKCKHILNSKEYSLVILDEITIAFYYKLIDLNDVVNAIKNRNEQIEVVITGRYAPKEIIEMADLVTEMKEIKHYYTQGVLSRDGIDK encoded by the coding sequence ATGAAAAAATCATATGTTCATGTATATACAGGAAATGGTAAGGGCAAAACTACAGCAGCTATAGGACTTGCAGTTAGAGCAGCTATGGCAGGAAAAAATGTTTATATAGGACAGTTTATAAAAGGAATGAAATATAATGAGTGTAAGGTAGTAGAATACATACCAAATATAACTATAGAACAGCTAGGCAGAGATTGCTTTATAAATAGAGATCCAGAGGAAGAAGATATATTAGCTGCAAAAAAAGCTTGGGAAAAATGTAAGCATATCCTTAATTCAAAGGAATATTCACTGGTTATATTAGATGAAATAACTATAGCATTTTACTATAAATTAATAGATTTAAATGATGTAGTAAATGCAATAAAAAATAGAAATGAGCAAATTGAAGTGGTGATAACAGGGAGATATGCTCCAAAAGAAATTATAGAAATGGCAGATTTGGTTACAGAAATGAAGGAAATAAAACATTACTATACACAAGGAGTGCTGTCTAGGGATGGTATAGATAAATGA
- the cobS gene encoding adenosylcobinamide-GDP ribazoletransferase: MKEFFNNFLLFVQFLTRIPINKNLPCEMDNFKKGLIFFPIIGLIIGGVQWIVIYSFSRILPVNIVAVFAIIASLLITGALHVDGWGDVFDGFFSFKGGKEKIIEVMKDSRIGTYSCIAIICNFILKYVGISNLITGGFSLWIIAVPVMAKCCVVFICYIGNTAKKTGSGNVFIGNVELIGVIVSSLIGMIIILPIVGAGNFLIIAIVDILLTLLINIFSKHYIGGHTGDTLGFTSEAIEIVTLIVMSAIIF, encoded by the coding sequence GTGAAGGAATTCTTTAATAATTTTCTACTTTTTGTACAGTTCTTAACAAGAATACCTATAAATAAAAATTTACCTTGCGAAATGGATAATTTTAAAAAGGGATTAATATTTTTTCCTATAATTGGACTTATAATTGGTGGGGTTCAATGGATAGTAATATATTCTTTTAGTAGAATTTTACCTGTAAATATAGTGGCAGTTTTTGCAATCATAGCATCACTTCTTATAACAGGAGCTCTCCATGTAGATGGATGGGGAGATGTTTTTGATGGTTTTTTTTCCTTTAAAGGAGGAAAAGAAAAAATAATAGAGGTAATGAAGGACAGTAGAATTGGAACTTATTCATGTATAGCTATAATTTGCAATTTTATTTTAAAGTATGTAGGAATATCAAATTTAATCACTGGGGGCTTTAGTTTATGGATTATAGCAGTTCCTGTAATGGCAAAGTGTTGCGTAGTATTTATATGTTATATAGGGAATACTGCAAAAAAAACTGGTTCGGGAAATGTATTTATAGGAAATGTGGAGCTCATAGGAGTAATAGTATCCTCTTTAATAGGAATGATTATAATACTACCTATAGTAGGGGCAGGAAACTTTTTGATAATTGCTATAGTAGATATATTGTTAACTTTATTAATAAATATATTTTCTAAACATTATATAGGTGGTCATACTGGAGATACTTTAGGATTTACTAGTGAAGCTATAGAGATAGTTACTTTAATAGTTATGTCTGCTATTATTTTTTAA
- the cobU gene encoding bifunctional adenosylcobinamide kinase/adenosylcobinamide-phosphate guanylyltransferase, protein MSKVVLVTGGSRSGKSSFAENLLKETDDVLYIATAIVTDGEMKDRIKKHRESRNSKWETYEGFKDLDMIVEKCNHKNIMLDCVTVMITNLMFEESKDFDGMSMEEVDELLIYIKDQFGKFIDKAQEKGINLVMVTNEVGSGLVPEYKLSRIFRDIAGFTNQFIAKKSHEVYFTACGLPLKLK, encoded by the coding sequence GTGAGCAAAGTGGTTTTAGTTACTGGTGGAAGTAGAAGTGGCAAAAGTAGTTTTGCAGAGAATTTGTTAAAGGAGACAGATGATGTGCTTTATATAGCTACGGCTATAGTTACAGATGGAGAGATGAAAGACAGAATCAAAAAACATAGGGAGAGTAGAAATTCAAAATGGGAAACCTATGAGGGATTTAAGGATTTAGACATGATTGTAGAAAAATGTAACCATAAAAATATAATGTTAGATTGTGTTACTGTTATGATAACTAATTTAATGTTTGAGGAAAGTAAAGACTTTGATGGTATGTCCATGGAAGAAGTAGATGAATTACTAATATATATAAAAGATCAATTCGGAAAGTTTATAGATAAAGCGCAAGAAAAGGGTATAAATTTAGTTATGGTAACTAACGAAGTGGGAAGCGGTTTGGTGCCGGAGTATAAGTTGAGTAGAATTTTTAGAGATATTGCAGGGTTTACCAATCAATTTATAGCTAAAAAAAGTCACGAGGTTTATTTTACGGCCTGTGGACTGCCACTAAAACTAAAATAA
- the cobC gene encoding alpha-ribazole phosphatase, with protein sequence MNIYLVRHGETFQNARGTYYGSMNVGLNKKGVAQIEALSKFFKDINIDKVYISDTKRAYETAKIILREKPKSLYKDERLKETSFGDFEGKTFEELSKEYPKECEMWLKDWKNFRPPGGETYMEMYERVSNFMDELKQMKYDNVLIVTHSGVIKAILCYVMEENIDLFWKFACANGDRVLIKYEYGNLYLDSIIHPLLVD encoded by the coding sequence ATGAATATATACTTAGTAAGGCATGGGGAAACTTTTCAAAATGCAAGGGGAACTTATTATGGCAGTATGAATGTAGGGTTAAATAAAAAAGGAGTTGCTCAAATAGAAGCTTTATCGAAATTTTTTAAGGACATAAACATAGATAAGGTTTATATAAGTGATACTAAAAGAGCATATGAGACAGCTAAAATTATATTAAGAGAAAAGCCAAAGTCATTATATAAGGATGAAAGATTAAAGGAAACCAGTTTTGGAGACTTTGAAGGGAAAACTTTTGAAGAGCTTTCTAAGGAGTATCCAAAGGAATGTGAAATGTGGTTAAAGGATTGGAAAAATTTTAGACCACCTGGTGGAGAAACCTACATGGAAATGTATGAAAGGGTTTCTAATTTTATGGATGAATTAAAACAAATGAAGTACGACAATGTTCTCATTGTAACTCATTCAGGAGTTATCAAGGCGATTTTATGTTATGTAATGGAGGAAAATATAGATTTGTTTTGGAAGTTTGCTTGTGCAAATGGAGATAGGGTTTTGATTAAATATGAATATGGAAATCTTTATTTAGATTCTATAATACACCCTTTATTAGTTGACTAG
- the cobT gene encoding nicotinate-nucleotide--dimethylbenzimidazole phosphoribosyltransferase encodes MPLLESTIKGIEPLDEAAVKKAWSRIDNLTKPIGSLGRLEEIAAQMAGITGNVFPKIKNKNIIIMCSDNGVVEENVSNNSQKITSIVTNNFTRDITGVYVLSKFTNTNMTVVDIGVNCDFHNSLIIDKKISYGTKNMSREPAMTREQAIRAIEIGIEMVDKLVEEGVNLFGTGEMGVGNTTTSAAVLSVLCDLDPEITAGKGSGITDKQLMCKREAIRKAIEVNKPDKNDVIDVLSKVGGYDIAGLCGCFLAAAKNRVAIVIDGFIASAAALCACRLNPLCKNYIFSSHLSAEPAAIYMLKEIGVQPLLNLKMRLGEGSGCPLAFNIIEAAIYTMENMGTFEDAALDVNEYIDIREK; translated from the coding sequence ATGCCATTATTGGAAAGTACGATAAAGGGAATTGAGCCATTGGATGAAGCGGCTGTAAAAAAAGCATGGAGTAGAATAGACAATTTAACTAAACCAATTGGTAGTCTAGGAAGACTAGAGGAAATAGCTGCTCAAATGGCAGGTATAACGGGAAATGTTTTTCCTAAGATAAAAAATAAAAATATAATAATAATGTGCTCAGATAATGGAGTTGTAGAGGAGAATGTAAGCAATAATTCTCAGAAGATAACAAGTATAGTCACAAATAATTTTACTAGAGATATAACTGGAGTTTACGTTCTTTCTAAGTTCACTAACACGAACATGACTGTAGTGGATATAGGGGTAAATTGTGATTTCCATAATAGTTTAATAATAGATAAAAAAATTTCCTATGGTACAAAAAATATGTCTAGAGAACCTGCAATGACAAGAGAACAAGCTATAAGAGCCATAGAAATAGGTATAGAAATGGTAGATAAACTAGTAGAAGAAGGAGTAAATTTATTTGGTACAGGAGAAATGGGAGTAGGAAATACCACTACTAGTGCAGCGGTTTTGAGTGTACTTTGCGATTTAGACCCTGAAATTACTGCAGGAAAGGGATCTGGTATAACAGATAAACAGTTAATGTGTAAAAGAGAGGCTATTAGAAAAGCTATAGAAGTAAATAAGCCAGATAAAAATGATGTTATAGATGTATTGTCTAAAGTTGGCGGATATGACATTGCAGGACTTTGTGGTTGCTTTTTAGCAGCAGCTAAAAATAGAGTAGCTATTGTTATAGACGGATTTATAGCATCTGCAGCAGCTTTATGTGCTTGCAGGTTAAACCCTTTGTGCAAAAATTACATATTTTCCTCCCATTTATCAGCTGAACCTGCTGCTATATATATGTTAAAAGAAATAGGAGTACAGCCGTTACTTAATTTAAAAATGAGATTAGGGGAAGGGTCTGGATGCCCTTTAGCTTTTAATATAATAGAAGCTGCAATTTATACTATGGAAAACATGGGAACCTTTGAAGATGCAGCACTAGATGTTAATGAATATATAGATATAAGAGAAAAATAA
- the trmB gene encoding tRNA (guanosine(46)-N7)-methyltransferase TrmB, which yields MRLRKKWWARPELEKSEIFISDAKELKGKWHEKFKSNNDIYLELGCGRGGFVSKAALKYPDKNFVAVDLKDEVLIYVLRRLQEEEIENVRITAMNIMGISEVFKKGEIKRIFINFCNPWPKERHKKRRLTHTKFLEHYKQFIEKGCQIWFKTDDDELFEESLEYFKESGFSFKYLTRDLHNENFNDNIITEYESKFIEQGIKIKFLIAELN from the coding sequence ATGAGACTAAGGAAAAAATGGTGGGCAAGACCTGAATTAGAGAAAAGTGAAATATTCATTTCAGATGCTAAAGAATTAAAAGGAAAGTGGCATGAGAAATTTAAAAGTAATAATGATATATATTTAGAATTAGGATGTGGAAGAGGTGGGTTTGTATCTAAAGCTGCTTTAAAATATCCAGATAAAAATTTTGTAGCAGTAGATCTTAAAGATGAAGTTTTAATATATGTGCTTAGAAGACTTCAAGAAGAAGAGATTGAAAATGTAAGAATAACAGCCATGAATATAATGGGTATATCTGAGGTATTTAAAAAGGGAGAAATTAAAAGAATATTTATAAACTTTTGTAACCCGTGGCCAAAGGAAAGACATAAAAAGAGAAGACTTACTCATACAAAATTTTTAGAACACTATAAACAATTTATAGAAAAAGGATGTCAAATATGGTTTAAAACTGATGATGATGAATTGTTTGAAGAATCTTTAGAGTATTTTAAAGAAAGTGGATTTAGTTTTAAATATTTAACTAGAGATTTGCATAATGAAAACTTTAATGACAATATAATTACTGAGTATGAATCTAAATTTATAGAGCAAGGAATAAAAATAAAGTTCTTAATAGCTGAGTTAAATTAA
- a CDS encoding site-2 protease family protein has translation MFSREYILSKILIIPAILIAFTVHEYAHAKMADKLGDKTPRFQGRLTLNPINHIDPIGFIMILILGFGWARPVETNSRAFKNYYKDDLKVSIAGPISNLVTALVFALIYGIIANHIFVGDFGEKVNTVMFLILYILRGVVEINVLLFLFNLLPIPGLDGFHVLKDVFPKFFYKFSDIIYGYQMVILVLFIVPLPGIRTSIVSLILGFPYRAIVSFFFKIASFI, from the coding sequence TTGTTCAGTAGAGAATATATATTGAGTAAAATATTAATTATTCCAGCTATATTAATAGCATTTACTGTGCATGAATATGCTCATGCTAAGATGGCGGATAAACTAGGAGATAAGACACCTAGATTCCAAGGAAGACTTACATTAAATCCTATTAATCACATAGACCCAATAGGATTTATCATGATATTGATTTTGGGATTTGGATGGGCAAGACCTGTGGAAACTAATTCTAGAGCCTTTAAAAATTATTATAAAGATGATTTAAAGGTGTCCATAGCAGGTCCTATTTCAAATTTAGTTACAGCATTAGTTTTTGCTTTGATTTATGGCATTATAGCCAATCATATTTTTGTTGGAGATTTTGGAGAAAAAGTTAATACTGTAATGTTCCTTATACTTTACATATTGCGAGGAGTAGTAGAAATTAATGTACTTTTATTTTTATTTAATTTATTACCTATACCAGGACTAGATGGATTTCATGTTTTGAAAGATGTGTTTCCTAAGTTCTTTTATAAATTTTCAGATATAATTTATGGTTATCAAATGGTGATACTTGTTTTATTTATAGTTCCATTGCCAGGAATAAGAACTTCTATAGTTTCTTTAATACTAGGCTTTCCTTATAGAGCTATAGTTAGTTTTTTCTTTAAAATAGCAAGTTTTATTTAG
- a CDS encoding phosphodiester glycosidase family protein: MKKNKWVTKILVFLVFQVVFIFITIPFFVFYGPFENIKKNMVGASMTTLSHQYIAKKFLTQEHINQILSENKFNIKKQKNLEQIENSIIDRIKKIDIEKYSVSSKRFKGYMLIIDDPSKVKVGYSGKIGLEGEPTSKIAEKNEAVAAINGGAFSYNKQKESWVSAGEKPMGILMSNGKNICQSVKRDSQMYVTAFTENDVLLVGSYSLKELESLKVRDAISFGPPIVIDGKGTVVRGDGGWGIAPRTAIGQRKDGSVILLVVDGRQAGSYGASLKDLQDIMIQCGAYNATNLDGGSSSTMYYKGDIINNPSGLLGERTVPSIVYVEK, encoded by the coding sequence TTGAAAAAAAATAAGTGGGTCACTAAAATTCTAGTTTTCTTAGTTTTTCAAGTGGTATTTATATTTATAACAATTCCGTTTTTTGTATTTTATGGTCCATTTGAAAATATTAAAAAGAATATGGTAGGAGCTTCAATGACCACCTTAAGTCATCAATACATAGCAAAAAAATTTTTGACACAGGAGCATATAAACCAAATTTTAAGTGAAAATAAATTTAATATAAAAAAACAAAAAAATTTAGAACAAATAGAAAATAGTATAATAGATAGAATTAAAAAAATAGATATAGAAAAATATTCTGTTAGCAGTAAAAGGTTTAAGGGATATATGTTAATTATAGATGATCCTAGCAAAGTAAAAGTAGGATATAGTGGTAAAATTGGATTAGAGGGAGAACCTACAAGTAAAATAGCAGAAAAAAATGAGGCTGTGGCTGCTATAAATGGTGGTGCTTTTTCCTATAATAAACAGAAAGAATCATGGGTTAGTGCAGGAGAAAAACCTATGGGAATTTTAATGTCTAATGGAAAAAATATCTGTCAAAGTGTAAAAAGAGATTCTCAAATGTATGTTACGGCTTTTACAGAAAATGATGTATTATTAGTGGGAAGCTATAGTTTAAAGGAGTTAGAGAGTTTAAAAGTAAGAGATGCTATATCTTTTGGTCCTCCAATAGTTATTGATGGAAAGGGAACTGTAGTTAGAGGAGATGGTGGATGGGGTATTGCTCCAAGGACAGCTATAGGTCAGAGAAAAGATGGGAGTGTAATTTTATTAGTTGTAGATGGAAGACAAGCGGGTAGTTATGGGGCTAGTTTAAAGGATTTACAGGATATAATGATTCAGTGTGGTGCTTATAATGCTACTAATTTAGATGGAGGTTCTTCTTCTACTATGTACTACAAAGGGGATATAATAAATAATCCTTCAGGTCTCTTAGGTGAAAGGACGGTTCCTTCTATTGTATATGTAGAAAAATAA
- a CDS encoding PhoH family protein, with amino-acid sequence MSKTYIIDTNVLLYSPESILNFQNGDVVIPEVVLEELDNFKKRNGELGYNARYVIKLIDQLRKNGNLVKGIILPSGRKLRVETNYYEIGMPATWDKNKPDNRIIQICKGLKENGEDVHLITRDIMQRIKGDALGIQVNDFTDDVHSNYSTNYTGRIELYAPEENVNEFYIRKSLDLKELFYYCEEKEEYINPNLVINEFILIRAIENPRKTALGRYDGKKVVPLIYSDMRPLNISPRNVGQKFMQEALFMESDEAPLVIIKGPAGTAKTLFSLAIGLYKVLETNPRKYRRILVCRANVTMDEEIGFLPGSEQDKILPFMRPVYDNLEVLVNSYYKCKCKDEDELNDKIREFFDKRIITTEAVAYLRGRSIYKNWVIIDEAQNLSPKQIKAIITRIGKGTKVILIGDPEQIDQPSLDFKFNGLCYASEKMKGSNLCYQLTLNYEECERSPLAYEGAKRL; translated from the coding sequence TTGAGTAAGACATATATTATAGATACAAATGTGCTTTTATATTCTCCAGAATCTATATTGAATTTCCAAAATGGTGATGTAGTAATACCAGAAGTAGTACTTGAAGAATTGGATAATTTTAAAAAAAGAAATGGAGAACTAGGTTATAATGCTAGGTATGTAATTAAATTAATAGACCAATTAAGGAAAAATGGAAATTTGGTTAAAGGAATTATATTACCCAGCGGTAGGAAATTAAGAGTTGAAACAAATTACTATGAAATAGGAATGCCAGCAACTTGGGATAAAAATAAACCTGATAATAGAATAATTCAAATTTGTAAAGGGTTAAAGGAAAATGGTGAAGACGTACATTTGATTACCAGGGATATTATGCAGAGGATAAAGGGGGACGCTTTAGGAATTCAAGTAAATGATTTTACAGATGATGTTCATAGTAATTATAGTACAAACTATACTGGTAGGATAGAACTATATGCTCCGGAAGAAAATGTAAATGAATTTTATATAAGAAAATCTCTGGATTTAAAAGAATTATTTTACTACTGTGAAGAAAAAGAAGAATATATTAATCCTAATTTAGTAATAAATGAATTTATATTGATTAGAGCTATAGAAAATCCTAGAAAAACTGCATTAGGAAGGTATGATGGCAAGAAGGTTGTTCCTTTAATATATAGCGACATGAGACCTCTTAATATATCACCTAGAAATGTGGGACAAAAATTTATGCAAGAAGCTCTATTTATGGAAAGTGATGAAGCACCTTTGGTAATAATAAAAGGACCTGCTGGCACAGCTAAAACATTATTTTCTCTAGCTATAGGGTTATATAAAGTATTAGAGACAAATCCTAGAAAATATAGGAGGATTTTAGTATGCAGAGCTAATGTAACTATGGATGAAGAGATAGGATTTTTACCTGGTTCAGAGCAAGATAAAATACTGCCTTTTATGAGACCAGTATATGATAATTTGGAGGTTTTAGTAAATTCATATTATAAATGTAAATGTAAAGATGAAGATGAGCTTAATGATAAAATAAGAGAATTTTTTGATAAGAGAATTATAACTACTGAGGCAGTGGCGTACTTAAGAGGAAGATCCATATATAAAAACTGGGTAATTATAGATGAGGCTCAAAACCTTTCTCCTAAACAAATTAAAGCTATCATTACTAGAATTGGAAAGGGAACTAAGGTAATTCTTATAGGAGATCCGGAACAAATAGATCAACCATCTCTAGATTTTAAATTTAATGGACTATGTTATGCATCAGAAAAAATGAAGGGAAGTAATCTTTGTTATCAGCTTACTTTAAATTATGAAGAATGTGAAAGATCTCCTTTAGCATACGAAGGAGCTAAAAGATTATAA
- a CDS encoding Fur family transcriptional regulator: MNNITSVFKEKSLKLTPQRIAVYKYLKSTKEHPSAETIYKALQKDYPTMSLATVYKALKTLVEVNLIQEINVGEGSFRYDGNIHSHPHIQCLKCGRVDDIENLSFSKLNEDIKDYTDYSVLSNKIYFYGLCPNCKHK; this comes from the coding sequence ATGAATAATATTACATCTGTTTTTAAGGAAAAGAGTCTAAAACTGACTCCTCAAAGAATAGCAGTTTATAAATATCTAAAATCAACTAAAGAGCACCCTTCTGCCGAAACTATTTATAAAGCTTTACAAAAGGATTACCCTACCATGAGTCTTGCTACAGTTTATAAAGCTTTAAAAACTTTAGTTGAAGTAAATTTAATACAAGAGATAAATGTTGGTGAAGGAAGTTTCCGCTACGATGGAAATATACATTCTCATCCTCACATACAATGCTTAAAATGTGGTAGAGTAGATGACATTGAGAATCTATCTTTTTCTAAATTGAACGAAGATATTAAAGATTATACAGATTATTCAGTGCTTTCCAATAAAATTTATTTTTACGGATTATGCCCTAACTGCAAGCATAAGTAG
- a CDS encoding ABC transporter substrate-binding protein: MKNIKKILSCILICSICFNFIGCKKSSDKVEEKTGLKEINICTNLEDRDNVYLINYIKNQYESINTKYRVNIINFTELKEVITILNEKKVDLIFSDRNNMIQLADKGFLGEMSSIIKEEKIKDRYYDILSNYGTNNNGTYGVGILPFSVEMLYNRNVVDKMKISYPKDINDVFVLFKQLNSKGIEIPVILPEDTEINEVLFSTIFNNIVIENNIDEFYGSSDKYYKDSKSIQKVFEYVNFLYKNNILNNKTFKRISSDNLKEMQGKEYPLIIAAYNGKGLNKFEEIYKYELIDLGKNNFRNTIIVEPIVCANTTSLDKEEVRNFIKFIYSEDLQKKISQQGFYTGNIKVNKNITESTEKVFLEHIKYSNRRNMLVNNSIPEEINRSIEKIITKILSGNYTGDEWKEVVKSTYK, from the coding sequence ATGAAAAACATAAAAAAGATATTAAGTTGCATTTTAATATGTTCTATATGTTTTAATTTTATCGGATGTAAGAAGAGTAGTGATAAAGTAGAAGAGAAAACTGGATTAAAAGAGATAAATATTTGTACAAATTTAGAAGATAGGGATAATGTATATTTAATAAATTATATTAAAAATCAATATGAAAGTATAAATACAAAATATAGAGTAAATATTATTAATTTTACGGAATTGAAAGAAGTTATAACTATATTAAATGAAAAGAAAGTTGATTTAATATTCTCAGATAGAAATAATATGATACAATTAGCAGATAAAGGGTTTCTTGGTGAAATGTCTTCAATAATAAAAGAAGAAAAGATAAAAGATAGATATTATGATATATTGAGTAATTATGGAACAAACAATAATGGAACATATGGAGTGGGTATACTACCATTTTCAGTTGAAATGTTGTATAATAGGAATGTTGTAGATAAGATGAAGATTTCTTATCCTAAAGATATCAATGATGTATTTGTTTTATTTAAGCAGTTGAATAGTAAAGGAATAGAAATACCAGTGATTTTACCAGAAGATACTGAAATTAATGAAGTTTTATTTTCTACAATATTTAATAATATAGTTATTGAAAATAATATAGATGAGTTTTATGGAAGTTCTGATAAGTATTATAAAGATTCAAAGAGTATACAGAAAGTTTTTGAATATGTGAATTTTTTATATAAGAATAATATATTAAATAATAAAACTTTTAAAAGAATATCTTCAGATAATTTGAAAGAAATGCAGGGAAAGGAATATCCATTAATTATAGCTGCTTATAATGGAAAAGGTTTAAATAAATTTGAGGAAATTTATAAATACGAATTAATAGATTTAGGTAAAAATAATTTTAGAAATACTATTATAGTGGAGCCAATAGTTTGTGCCAATACTACTAGCTTAGATAAGGAAGAAGTGAGAAACTTTATAAAATTTATATACAGTGAAGATTTGCAAAAAAAAATATCGCAACAAGGTTTCTATACAGGAAACATAAAAGTAAATAAGAATATTACTGAAAGTACTGAAAAAGTATTCTTAGAACACATAAAGTACAGTAATAGAAGAAATATGTTAGTAAATAACAGTATTCCAGAGGAAATTAATAGGAGTATAGAAAAAATAATAACTAAAATTTTAAGTGGTAATTATACAGGTGACGAGTGGAAGGAAGTCGTAAAGAGTACATATAAATAA
- a CDS encoding VCBS repeat-containing protein yields MKLKVIFLKKKHIYLVISVLIVVLMCIFFISIGKKKSSLSTFNIMSRDKIFKTDLTGDGEEDLLYVKTKNNKYYIQVSTKDNKSIFLEPEKKLGTLGDYYEHWPMRITLKDINRDNTPEIFIQSCKNGKAIQHVFLWNREIFKDAFCSYNNILGFVDFSNTRTPKFLSGNYKDNKINFDNYILVGKELKKFNYKCENNFFGRDTIGEFINFAGSMPKDKDSFKDYLKNMVFNDSSLKEIDKSICEINSKTSKLTFQDGFFKDSKYNKSGNPAEIYWTLNFKGNLKDSNEMKNYTFVLTLKPSEDKNKDFYYKITKLSLSPLK; encoded by the coding sequence ATGAAGTTAAAAGTAATATTTTTAAAGAAAAAACATATATACTTGGTAATTAGTGTATTAATAGTTGTTTTAATGTGCATTTTTTTTATATCCATAGGGAAGAAAAAAAGTTCCCTGTCTACTTTCAATATTATGTCCAGAGATAAAATATTTAAAACTGATTTAACTGGAGATGGAGAAGAAGATTTACTTTATGTTAAAACAAAAAATAATAAATATTATATTCAAGTAAGTACAAAAGATAATAAAAGCATATTTTTGGAACCAGAAAAAAAATTGGGTACTCTAGGAGACTACTATGAACACTGGCCAATGCGAATTACCTTAAAAGACATAAATAGAGATAATACACCTGAAATTTTTATTCAATCATGTAAAAATGGCAAAGCTATACAACATGTTTTTCTTTGGAATAGAGAAATTTTTAAGGATGCATTTTGCAGTTATAATAATATATTAGGTTTTGTGGACTTCTCAAATACTAGAACACCAAAATTTTTATCTGGGAACTATAAAGACAATAAGATAAATTTTGATAATTATATACTTGTTGGAAAGGAACTTAAAAAATTTAATTATAAATGTGAAAATAATTTTTTTGGAAGAGATACTATAGGTGAATTTATAAATTTTGCAGGCTCCATGCCTAAAGATAAAGATTCCTTTAAAGATTATCTAAAAAATATGGTCTTTAATGACTCTTCACTAAAAGAAATTGATAAATCTATATGTGAAATTAATTCTAAAACTTCTAAATTAACTTTTCAAGATGGATTCTTTAAGGATTCCAAATATAATAAAAGCGGTAACCCTGCAGAAATATATTGGACTTTAAACTTTAAAGGAAATTTAAAAGATTCTAATGAAATGAAAAACTACACCTTTGTTTTAACATTGAAACCTTCTGAGGATAAAAATAAGGATTTTTACTATAAAATTACCAAATTGTCCTTATCTCCCTTAAAGTAA
- the yihA gene encoding ribosome biogenesis GTP-binding protein YihA/YsxC yields the protein MEIKKAEFIISAVKKDQYPKDNLPEVAFVGRSNAGKSSLINTLTNRKKLAKTSSTPGKTRLVNFFLINEDLYFVDLPGYGYAKVSKKEKESWVKVIETYLIDREPLGKVVLLVDCRHKPTGDDIMMYNWIRHYNYKPIVVATKADKISNNELFKNLKVIRETLGMTKEEQIIKFSSLKKVGVQELIKAIYE from the coding sequence ATGGAAATTAAAAAAGCAGAATTTATAATATCAGCGGTAAAAAAAGATCAATATCCTAAAGACAATTTGCCAGAAGTTGCTTTTGTGGGAAGATCTAATGCTGGAAAATCGTCACTTATAAATACTTTAACTAATAGAAAAAAATTAGCTAAGACTAGTAGTACACCAGGAAAAACAAGGCTGGTAAACTTTTTTTTAATCAATGAGGACTTATATTTTGTGGATTTGCCAGGATATGGATATGCTAAAGTTTCTAAAAAGGAAAAAGAAAGTTGGGTAAAGGTAATAGAAACTTACTTGATAGACAGAGAACCTTTAGGGAAAGTTGTTTTATTAGTAGATTGCAGACATAAGCCTACAGGGGATGATATTATGATGTATAATTGGATTAGACATTATAATTACAAACCAATAGTGGTAGCTACTAAAGCTGATAAAATTAGCAATAATGAGTTATTTAAAAATTTAAAAGTTATAAGAGAGACGTTAGGAATGACTAAAGAAGAACAAATAATTAAATTTTCTTCATTAAAAAAAGTTGGTGTCCAGGAACTTATAAAAGCCATTTATGAATAA